A window from Musa acuminata AAA Group cultivar baxijiao chromosome BXJ3-10, Cavendish_Baxijiao_AAA, whole genome shotgun sequence encodes these proteins:
- the LOC104000029 gene encoding NAC domain-containing protein 79: MQNGNTIPLGAGSALCIRGTAMEECMDLPPGFRFHPTDEEIITHYLSPKVVDHGFSARAIGDVDLNRCEPWDLPGRAKMGAKEWYFFCQRDRKYPTGTRTNRATEAGFWKATGKDKEIFKGRGVLVGMKKTLVFYRGRAPKGEKTSWVMHEYRLEGTSCLSHLPKYAKDDWVVCRILHKDVVPVLDRIKSFGNDPFIDPLYGCATRPGSSFSSKEESFDFRNIPASFSSMMGMENQQVMSHQVPTNPPANPAFFAPAPPQSSCYLNYLHREDEALMLRAFAATGTDAPCAIRRLYNMEQCSNHSVGCPSQETGLSTDHNTEISSVASRVYDDLDVPSSTRPVLDLENIWKY, encoded by the exons ATGCAAAATGGCAACACCATCCCTTTGGGAGCGGGGAGTGCCTTGTGCATCAG AGGTACAGCGATGGAGGAGTGCATGGACTTGCCCCCCGGCTTCAGATTCCACCCCACGGACGAAGAGATCATAACCCACTACCTTTCACCCAAGGTCGTCGACCATGGCTTCTCTGCAAGAGCCATAGGGGACGTGGATTTGAACAGGTGCGAGCCGTGGGATCTTCCAG GCAGGGCAAAGATGGGAGCGAAAGAATGGTACTTCTTCTGCCAAAGGGACAGGAAGTACCCGACCGGCACGAGGACCAACAGAGCCACCGAGGCCGGCTTTTGGAAAGCCACGGGAAAAGATAAGGAGATCTTTAAGGGGAGAGGAGTTCTCGTGGGCATGAAGAAGACCCTTGTGTTCTACAGAGGAAGGGCTCCCAAAGGAGAGAAGACCAGCTGGGTGATGCATGAGTACAGGCTCGAAGGCACTTCATGTCTCTCCCATCTCCCCAAGTATGCGAAG GACGACTGGGTTGTGTGCAGGATTCTCCACAAGGATGTGGTGCCTGTCTTGGACAGGATCAAGTCTTTTGGAAACGATCCTTTCATCGATCCCCTCTACGGTTGTGCAACAAGGCCCGGTTCAAGTTTCAGCAGCAAAGAGGAGAGCTTCGACTTCAGGAATATTCCGGCAAGCTTCTCATCTATGATGGGCATGGAGAACCAACAGGTGATGAGCCATCAAGTTCCTACGAATCCACCCGCGAATCCTGCGTTCTTCGCACCGGCCCCTCCTCAGAGCTCCTGCTACTTGAACTATCTGCACCGAGAGGACGAAGCATTGATGCTGAGAGCTTTTGCAGCCACGGGAACTGATGCGCCGTGTGCCATCAGGAGGCTTTACAACATGGAGCAGTGCTCAAACCACTCGGTGGGCTGCCCTTCTCAGGAAACGGGGCTGAGCACCGACCACAACACGGAGATCTCCTCGGTGGCTTCGAGGGTGTACGACGACCTCGATGTCCCTTCCTCGACTCGACCAGTTCTCGATCTGGAGAACATTTGGAAGTACTGA
- the LOC135651268 gene encoding transcription factor CSA-like encodes MAPYELQHAGEMELFPAAPPTFLAVMEGHENPENGKSYNKGKEEEGGHGIIQETEQQHKLCARGHWRPAEDAKLKELVSQYGPQNWNLIAEKLEGRSGKSCRLRWFNQLDPRINRKAFSEEEEERLLAAHRLYGNKWAQIARLLHGRTDNAVKNHWHVIMARKQREQSNARRSRNPPARSPIFFPSQAQALPRRKEVSTSNNAGESSISGTRDECDSTCTDLSLNSLTSRIAPSFLNRRRSSPSQQPHSFDMLDGSDEKVVAAARNASYEKLGDSGGSFFSHGARPVAYHMSNALAHGQKRHGREKTRLPFIDFLGVGAT; translated from the exons ATGGCTCCCTACGAACTGCAGCACGCAGGTGAAATGGAGTTGTTCCCTGCAGCACCACCTACCTTTCTTGCAGTTATGGAGGGGCATGAGAATCCTGAGAATGGAAAGAGCTACAACAAAGGCAAGGAGGAAGAAGGTGGTCATGGTATCATCCAAGAGACGGAACAGCAGCACAAGCTATGCGCCAGGGGCCATTGGAGGCCAGCCGAGGATGCCAAGCTCAAGGAGCTTGTCTCTCAATATGGCCCCCAAAACTGGAACCTGATTGCTGAGAAACTCGAGGGAAGATCAG GGAAGAGCTGCCGACTGAGATGGTTCAACCAGTTGGACCCAAGGATCAACAGGAAAGCATTctccgaggaagaagaggagaggctTTTAGCTGCCCACAGGCTTTACGGGAACAAATGGGCACAGATCGCCAGGCTCTTGCATGGCAGGACAGACAATGCAGTCAAGAACCATTGGCATGTGATCATGGCCAGGAAGCAGAGGGAGCAGTCCAATGCTCGTAGGAGCCGAAACCCACCTGCTCGCTCCCCCATCTTTTTCCCATCTCAGGCCCAGGCCCTCCCCAGGAGGAAGGAGGTCAGCACCAGCAACAATGCTGGTGAATCGAGCATCAGTGGCACCAGAGATGAGTGTGATTCCACATGCACGGACCTCTCTCTCAATTCCCTCACCAGCAGGATTGCTCCCAGCTTCCTCAACAGACGAAGAAGTAGTCCCTCCCAGCAGCCGCATTCTTTTGACATGCTCGATG GGTCAGATGAAAAGGTGGTGGCAGCAGCAAGAAATGCATCTTATGAGAAGCTGGGTGACTCCGGTGGTAGCTTTTTCTCTCATGGCGCTCGACCGGTGGCCTACCACATGAGCAATGCCTTGGCTCATGGTCAGAAAAGACATGGGAGGGAGAAAACTCGGCTGCCCTTTATAGATTTCCTAGGTGTTGGAGCAACATAG
- the LOC104000028 gene encoding protein NCA1 isoform X1: MLSNMSSLCPFAKGASVGGACPMKSVNNEKQQAENENKGDEESNPSDTVSPKCPYGFDSHTFKLGPLSCMICQSLLYQSSKCIPCSHKFCRVCISRFKDCPLCGADIEKIEPDTDLQVVVDRFIDGHARIKRSHGNADATEVKDVPKTVIYGDVSMERGAFLVQQAMRAFRGKNIESAKSRLSICAEDIRDQLQTSGDTPELCSQLGAVLGLLGDCCRAMGDASSAVGYYEESVEFLSKLPAKDLELVHTLSVSLNKIGDLRYYDGDLQSARSYYAKSLDVRRNAVKEHTNLSSQVVDLAISLAKVADVDRNLGNEDVAIDGFKEAISWLESLKLEPSEAGLEQRRQSVLEFLSNQLAEKEPQQPVATV, encoded by the exons ATG TTGAGCAATATGAGTTCTCTTTGTCCATTTGCTAAAGGCGCTTCAGTTGGTGGTGCCTGTCCAATGAAATCTGTGAATAATGAAAAACAGCAGGCGGAAAATGAAAACAAGGGTGACGAAGAAAGCAATCCTTCTGATACAGTATCTCCTAAGTGTCCCTATGGCTTCGATTCCCATACTTTTAAACTGGGACCTCTGAGCTGCATGATTTGCCAAAGCTTGCTTTATCAAAGTAGCAAGTGTATCCCCTGCTCCCACAAATTTTGCAG AGTATGCATATCCCGCTTTAAGGATTGCCCGCTGTGTGGTGCTGACATAGAGAAGATTGAGCCTGACACAGATCTTCAGGTTGTTGTTGATCGTTTCATTGATGGGCATGCAAGAATCAAGAGGTCGCATGGCAATGCAGATGCAACGGAAGTAAAAGATGTACCTAAGACTGTAATCTATGGTGATGTTTCTATGGAGCGAGGTGCTTTTCTAGTGCAACAAGCTATGAGG GCCTTCCGTGGAAAAAATATAGAGAGTGCTAAGTCAAGACTAAGTATCTGTGCAGAGGATATCAGGGATCAGTTGCAGACGTCAGGTGATACACCCGAGTTATGTTCACAGCTTGGAGCTGTCCTAGGACTGCTAGGGGATTGCTG TCGAGCAATGGGGGATGCTAGTTCAGCTGTTGGTTACTATGAAGAGAGTGTGGAATTCCTCTCAAAGCTGCCTGCCAAAGATCTTGAG TTGGTGCACACACTGTCTGTTTCATTAAATAAAATAGGAGATCTTAGATACTATGATGGAGACCTGCAATCGGCAAGAAGTTACTATGCAAAGTCTTTGGATGTTCGTCGAAATGCAGTCAAAGAGCACACAAATTTGTCTTCCCAG GTTGTTGATCTGGCAATTTCTCTTGCCAAAGTTGCGGACGTGGATAGGAATCTGGGAAATGAGGATGTGGCAATAGACGGATTTAAGGAAGCAATAAGTTGGCTAGAATCCTTGAAGCTGGAACCCAGTGAAGCTGGATTAGAACAAAGG CGTCAATCGGTGCTGGAATTCCTGAGCAACCAACTTGCAGAAAAAGAACCTCAACAACCTGTTGCTACCGTGTGA
- the LOC104000028 gene encoding protein NCA1 isoform X2, with product MSSLCPFAKGASVGGACPMKSVNNEKQQAENENKGDEESNPSDTVSPKCPYGFDSHTFKLGPLSCMICQSLLYQSSKCIPCSHKFCRVCISRFKDCPLCGADIEKIEPDTDLQVVVDRFIDGHARIKRSHGNADATEVKDVPKTVIYGDVSMERGAFLVQQAMRAFRGKNIESAKSRLSICAEDIRDQLQTSGDTPELCSQLGAVLGLLGDCCRAMGDASSAVGYYEESVEFLSKLPAKDLELVHTLSVSLNKIGDLRYYDGDLQSARSYYAKSLDVRRNAVKEHTNLSSQVVDLAISLAKVADVDRNLGNEDVAIDGFKEAISWLESLKLEPSEAGLEQRRQSVLEFLSNQLAEKEPQQPVATV from the exons ATGAGTTCTCTTTGTCCATTTGCTAAAGGCGCTTCAGTTGGTGGTGCCTGTCCAATGAAATCTGTGAATAATGAAAAACAGCAGGCGGAAAATGAAAACAAGGGTGACGAAGAAAGCAATCCTTCTGATACAGTATCTCCTAAGTGTCCCTATGGCTTCGATTCCCATACTTTTAAACTGGGACCTCTGAGCTGCATGATTTGCCAAAGCTTGCTTTATCAAAGTAGCAAGTGTATCCCCTGCTCCCACAAATTTTGCAG AGTATGCATATCCCGCTTTAAGGATTGCCCGCTGTGTGGTGCTGACATAGAGAAGATTGAGCCTGACACAGATCTTCAGGTTGTTGTTGATCGTTTCATTGATGGGCATGCAAGAATCAAGAGGTCGCATGGCAATGCAGATGCAACGGAAGTAAAAGATGTACCTAAGACTGTAATCTATGGTGATGTTTCTATGGAGCGAGGTGCTTTTCTAGTGCAACAAGCTATGAGG GCCTTCCGTGGAAAAAATATAGAGAGTGCTAAGTCAAGACTAAGTATCTGTGCAGAGGATATCAGGGATCAGTTGCAGACGTCAGGTGATACACCCGAGTTATGTTCACAGCTTGGAGCTGTCCTAGGACTGCTAGGGGATTGCTG TCGAGCAATGGGGGATGCTAGTTCAGCTGTTGGTTACTATGAAGAGAGTGTGGAATTCCTCTCAAAGCTGCCTGCCAAAGATCTTGAG TTGGTGCACACACTGTCTGTTTCATTAAATAAAATAGGAGATCTTAGATACTATGATGGAGACCTGCAATCGGCAAGAAGTTACTATGCAAAGTCTTTGGATGTTCGTCGAAATGCAGTCAAAGAGCACACAAATTTGTCTTCCCAG GTTGTTGATCTGGCAATTTCTCTTGCCAAAGTTGCGGACGTGGATAGGAATCTGGGAAATGAGGATGTGGCAATAGACGGATTTAAGGAAGCAATAAGTTGGCTAGAATCCTTGAAGCTGGAACCCAGTGAAGCTGGATTAGAACAAAGG CGTCAATCGGTGCTGGAATTCCTGAGCAACCAACTTGCAGAAAAAGAACCTCAACAACCTGTTGCTACCGTGTGA